A genomic stretch from Arachis duranensis cultivar V14167 unplaced genomic scaffold, aradu.V14167.gnm2.J7QH unplaced_Scaffold_168377, whole genome shotgun sequence includes:
- the LOC107472573 gene encoding NADH-ubiquinone oxidoreductase chain 1, which yields MAFVQRRKGPDVVGSFGLLQPLADGLKLILKEPISPSSANFSLFRMAPVATFMLSLVARAVVPFDYGMVLSDSNIGLLYLFAISSLGVYGIITAGWSSN from the coding sequence ATGGCTTTTGTGCAACGTCGAAAGGGTCCTGATGTAGTGGGATCGTTCGGATTGTTACAACCTCTAGCAGATGGTTTGAAATTGATTCTAAAAGAACCTATTTCACCAAGTAGTGCTAATTTCTCCCTTTTTAGAATGGCTCCAGTGGCTACATTTATGTTAAGTCTGGTCGCTCGGGCCGTTGTACCTTTTGATTATGGTATGGTATTGTCAGATTCGAACATAGGGCTACTTTATTTGTTTGCCATATCTTCGTTAGGTGTTTATGGAATTATTACAGCAGGTTGGTCTAGTAATTAG